aaaaaaaatcaaataccaCTTGTTTACTTGTGTATGATTCTCTGTTTctaaaaaaagatgaataaatcaaaatgtaaaATCTCATAGATTTCATCTTGTAATATGGTATTGAAACTTTTGCAGAATGGCAAGAATTATTGTCGAAAAAACGAAGAGGAAAATGCAAATATACGCGAATTTTATCATCTAAACGAGAACTGTATTTCCTCTAGTGTTTTCCCTTTCGTCTCAGGTACCCAAATTGTCACAAACGCCACGGTGAATGCACACATAAGTGTATAAAGAGTGAAGGTTCCTGGTAAAGATCACGTAGACGCGTTAAGTCAGATCAACATGACCATGACCAACGACTATAGCAACAGTAAAGCAAACACTTGGGTGTTCGTGACCACTGAATAAAATGGAGGGCGCAAATTTTCATAGGATACGCAAACAACAGgccaaaatatgtaatattctACGCGTTTAGGCTGGTAAATATCAATTAGCTCATGTAAATGCATGTTATACTCATGATCGGGTTGGATCGTGTACATGGTATAGATTGTAAGAACAAGAGACATACCTCCGCTGCTCCAAGCTAATAGCAGCGGTGCAGTTGCTGTAATTACCCAGGAAAAGAACCAATTTGATAACGTCGCTACACTTCCAGCAAGGCCTTTGATCTTAACCGGAAGAATCTACAATACCAGAgagattatatcaaaatttgtgctaaaaaataattaagtacaAAATCGCGAAAAACAGTGGCGGAGTTAGAACTTCGACTGAGAGgtgtcaaaatataaagaagtaaaatcGCGTTGTAGTCAAGGTGTATcgatatgtaatatatatacataaaaattatttttactctCGCTACATAGTGTAATTCTCCGACGAAGGGGTGTCAGTCGACACCCCTCAACTACATATTGCTCCGCCACTGGCGAAAAAGGTTAACTATGTTATGTTGTTCAAAACATGGAAAAGGCCATATCGTAGAAGTTCTTTTCACACCATCAACATCCAAGATTGTATTTTCTGAGATGAACTCTGAAAACTCGTACTATATAGGTTCGACGATTCGAAAAGGTAGGAACGTGCTGAATTTAACGTTGCCAGAGTAAAAAACCAACAAGAAAATGTAATAGTAATGTGATAAATAAAGATGTTAGTACCTCAGACATTATAAGCCACGGAATAGGTCCCATTCCAAGCGAAAATGAAACAATCATcaactgaaaagaaaaaatggtTAGAAAAGGAAATCAATTATTCAGAAGCAGTGTTTTTCCAAGAGTCAAAAAGACGTCTACAACAAGTCGAGGACATACCAAAACACCAACCACAGATATCATGCCTAGAACACCATAGAAGGTAGAATCCTCATCTACGAAATCCTTTTTGAACAACGATACACGCAAATGAAGAGAAACATGTTAGGGCCAGAACACcgcattttttcaaaattcaaaggcAAAGTACATAACTTGAGCTTAAAGTACCTTCAGAAAGAATGCAATGGAAACAATAAGGAGACTAACAGCCATTCCAGCCGACGAGACCTATAAGCATTTGAGTTCTTTGTTAGGAAAAAGTTCAAAAACTACATATATAAGTTGCTAAATTTTGCCAAAACTTACAATCAGTAAAAGCCTACGGCCAGTTTTATCCACCAGCCATGTAGAAACAGCAGTGGCAACCACCTACAAATTTCAATCTTCTTCAGTTGTATGTTAGCTACGAAGGAAATAGATCAGAATGTGACGAGAACAAATTGACACAGTGCCACATGGGGGAAAAAGAACAATCATTGTGTATCCTTTTTTGTATAATATGCTGAACGAGGAAAAGCAAGCGAACTAAAATTAATCTGGACCTGGATAGCACCAAAACCTAAAGTTGCAGCATCACTTGAAGAAATCCCTGTTAAAGTTATAACTAAATTAGATAGGCTCATATCATGAGAAATAAACATATCAATCAATAAGTGATTTGAAGAGAAATGTTAAGTTTCTTCAGTAGTTTCGGTTACGGTTCTCATCACACCAACAAAAAGTTGTTAAGAATAGGTTTCGATGCTTCACGGATACTGAGAATCATAACTTGCTTCCACCACGTACTCTATGACCTTTCTTGTACAGATAGAATACTTGGTACTTCTGTCATTGAACAAAGgaagataaatatatttcaGCTAAAGCTATTCACGTACCGGCCGATAGGAAAATGTTACTGGAATAGAAGATCACACCATTGGTTCCGCTGAGTTGTTGTAGGACAAGCAGTCCAATGCCTATCTGCAGgatgaaatgttttaaagaatGGCATATGTAAACATGGTCATGTTCTGAAAACAGcaccaaacaacaaatttacCATGAGAGGCAGCCAATATCTTCTTTGTTTGAGATCTGCAAAACGTATTGTCGACTTTCGGCTTGTGGATGCTACAGCCCTCTACACAGGACAGTCATTTAATAGGACAATGAGTTCCATATTTCTGACAGTATTACAAAATTGTCCCATGGAATAGTAGCTACAATTGTACTGTGAGTTCATGGTCTTTCAAGTAACTGAATTACCTTAATTTCATTTACTTCAACGGAAATGTCAGCATCGAACCCTCGGAGAACTTGCAAAGAGGTTTCAAAATCTTCTGTCAGACCCATCTTGGCCTATGTCtcacaaagaaaatcaaatgaGATTCTACAACTAGAACTTTCAAAGAACAATGGAAAATAATGGTATGATACTCACCAACCACCTAGGAGATTCTGGGATGAAAAATAGGCCTGGTATCAGTGCAAGGCAGGGCAATGTTCCTGCGGCGGAAAATGATAGTTAGTTGACATGCCCAAGACAGACACCAGAAAGATCTCTGCCATGTGAGTATTTTCTACACGTGATTCTAAACGAAACTAAGCACTGTGGATTCTTTCATTTGAGAAGGCTTAAAACACTCTAGGCTGTTTAGTTTGCATTTCAAATCAATCCAAAATGTAGCTTAACATCACTCGGACATATCTTTGATATTGCTTTGTTTTATCACAACACAACCAGTAAAACCAACTTTCTGGAAGAGATATGCTAAATCAGTTAGCAAGGATGACAAATAATTAGATGACCAAGCAAAGACGACTGGCTACAATGTGCTGCTTCTCCTATTGCTTCGGTAGGAGCAGAGACCACCTCATGAATGCTTTCTTGAGatgtattttttgtttctaatgAAGGAAATCCTAGCTGTTACCCCGTCTAAGGGATGCTATGGTAGAAAATAGATGCATTTATCCCACTAGAATTGCTTAAAATGGCTTGTTATATCAAAAGACGAATAGAAGGTCATTTGAAACAGAAAGTCACCAACCAAACAGTATGTGAGCATTATGAATAGTATCTGTGAAAGAGAAAGTGCTTCATCTTTCTGTCTCCAAACTATCAGAAAGGAGAAAGATGGATTTAATTAAGAATGAGGTGAGAACAGTATTGCCAAAGGTGTGCTTAAGCCCTGAAGAGAGGCTTCAAACGTGTTGAGCGCTTTGCCTCGCTGCCGCTATCAAAGTTCTAAGGCATACTTTTCCTTGCCAATGAGCCTCTTCGACACTAAACAATTGGTATTTCACTTTATTGTGATCCTTTTTTTGATTTCCTTGTTCATATATTTGCCATTCATGCTTAATTATAAGCCCCAAACGACCCTTTGCGCCTTTTCTTCACTAAAACTCACACTTTATTTGCGCTAGAAGCCCCAACGGACCTTAGagcttttttcttttgataacaCTGGTTAAGAGCCGAGTCTAAACTCTCAAGGTAGCTAACCTGGTTAACCCATCAAAACAAGAttgaaaaccttttttttaatgataagtAACTAAGCTTGAACATATTCTATTTTTTCCCTTGTGGGCAATGGGTATGTTTGGTTAACTTATTAACCTCAGTTAAAGCATGACTTCACAACCAATAGATGTATTGAATGCACAGAAAAACTACTTAAATTCGACCCTTGATCCGCTAAACTAAACTTGTTTGAGCTTGGTAAGACATTGTCATCCTTGGTCGATCTACTAAGGTCCGAGGAGTGTCACATGGCACTGCTTCTTAGGAAAATACTATTAAATGACAGCAGAAAATATAAGAGATATATGTTATAAAGTGACACCCTTGTATACAAATGTGTGCGCAGCTCGGTTGGTTAGGGGTACCAATTGCCCACATGAGGGACGTGAGTTCTAATAAAGACGGCCTCATCTTTTAATACAACTTAGAAGCCTAACTTAAAGCTTGTTTTGAAGTCAAGACAGGTTTGAATATCCTATTAATTTGCTCTCACTTCCTTTAGATACATTGTATAAAACACATCTCCACTTGAAGGAAATTAAATGATACACAGAAAATACCATTCATCAgaaaattgaaatgaataaacaacttcacaattcacatctatAAACTAAATATCTAAAAAGAGATTTTAAGAGAAATGATCATTTACCAAGAACAGCAAGCACTCTCCAATTTACAAAAAGTCCTAGCAAATAAGCCAACATGATCCCAATTGTAACAGAGAGCTGCATGATAGAAAAGTTAACATGTGATTTACTTAGCAGGCATAACTTTGGTTAAGCGGAATTTTAAGTCGCTAGCAAACCTGGTTAACTGACCCCAGGGCCCCTCTCAGGTTCTGAGGTGCTATCTCGGCAATATATACAGGAACCTGAAATAAGCATGGAAATGGAAAGCAACAAGAATTTGACACTTTTAACATGTCCACTAACCCATAAAAGTAACACATAAGAGGATTGACAAATTTAATGTGTACCGTGTAAGATATTATGCCGACTCCAAAACCTTCCAATAATCTTCCCATGTATAAGAAGGACAGATCCTAGATCAATATCGAAGTCAAAAATGGAGATACAAATATAGCAATATGAGGAACAGCATGAGGCAAAGAAACTTTATTATTAGTATCAAAGCAAAATTATCTTACTTTGGCAAACGAGATGGAAAGCCAACCAATGATGTTAGGTATAGCAGCTATCATTAAAGACTGCAAGTAGGATGAAAAAGATTGAGTATCTACTTGTGCACAGTAGGCAAGATGATAAAATATCAAGTCCATCTTACCCCTTTTCGTCCAATATACTCGGCAATTTGACCACTAGATATTGCCCCAACCATAGCACCCACATTGGATAAGGAACCGAATAAAGAGAactaaaaaacttaaatttagtCAGCAACTGCTCTCAAACAAATAGATCAAAATACATAAAGCAAGAATGACCCATTACCTCAGATACACTGAGCTTCAGATCATTGACTATGGCAGTTTGCGTAGGCGATGAGTAACCAGACTACAACAAAGCAACCCCAGAAGAACAAAAAACATTGATCAAACAGAGAAACATACATACCAGAAATAAGACAACTGGAACTTCAACATCTAGAAATGCTACACATATAGGTCAAAATCATGTCATAACAAATTGAAATCAGAAACTGTAATAACAATGAGGAAGCAACCTTTTAGCCAATTGATTCATTTATCACTTAAAAGAAAGGTCCATAGTTTATTTTCATTCCCATACCAGCCAAGAACGTACAAACTACCTAAGGGAAACTTCAATCTCTAGAATCACAACAGATTTAAGTAACAAGGATGCTAATAAAGACTCAACCTTTTATCCAAATTGATTCCTTTATCACTTAAAAAAAGGTACAAAGTTTATTTTCATTCCCATACCAGCCAAGAATCGCAGACTATATAAAGGGGAACTTCAATCTCTAGAATTACCACGATGTAAGTTAACAAGGATGCAAATAAAGACTCAACCTATAAGCCAAATTGATCACTCTATCACTTAAAAGAAAAGCACAAAGTTCACTTTCAGTCCCATACCAACCAAGAAAGCACAGAGTACATCAAGTGAAACTTCAATATCTATAATTACTACAGATTTAATTTGACAAGAATCCTAATAAAAACTCAACCATTTAGCCAAATTGATCATTTTATCACTTAAAATAATGGTACAAGCTAATTTTCATTCTCATACCAGCCACGAAACCGCAGACTACATAAAGGGAGAATCGACCTTTTAACTAAGTTGATCCCTTTATCACTTAAAAGGAAGGTACAAAGTTTATTTCATCCCCATACCAGCCAAGTAAAATCAGACTACATAAAGGGAAACTTCAATCTCTAGAATcacaacaaaatttttttttttatgacaagggaacCCGCAACCGCTAGCCTTTGGGTGTGGAAAAGGTAAAACTCCGCTCCCATGCAATAGCTTggaaaccacataggagaggtaacctgCACTAGGTAAGTCCGGTGcaacgagctcgacccagaaggcaaatctcttgctttcgctggcaagggaTTTCGAACTTGAAACCTCCTACATGGAAGTCTCAAGAccaaaccactgggccaccccgaagggTAAATCACAACAGATTTAAGTTAACAATAATTCCAATAAAGACTTGACCTTTTAACCAAATTAACCCTTTtatcacttttaaaaaaaaggcaCAAAGTTAATTTTCATCCCCATACCAACCAAGAAAGCACAAACTACTCAAAGGGATTCAAGTTAACAAGAATGTAAATAAAGACTCAACCTTTTAGCCAAATCAACCCCCTTTTACCACTAAACAAGAAAGGTGAAAAAAACACTTCATTCTCTTATCATAgcaaaaaaacaacaaacttGACTAAGATAAAGAATGTCAATAAAGATTCAACCTTTTAACCAAATTGATCCCTTTTACCACTTCAAACTCATCACAgcagaaaaaaaaacacaacttgactttaaaaaaaaaaaaaagaaatggcTATACATACAGTGAACCCAAACTGGATTGGACCTAAAGCAACAATCATAACACAAGCAAGAACTGAAATTGAGCTATCACGGATAACTTGAGAAGAACCCAACATGCTAGAAGTTTGTGCTGAACCCATTCGATACCAACTTCCAGTATGTAAAAATGGCTTCCTCAGATCCCCTCCTCTACCATCTTCACTATTTTCTTCTctgaaactcatttttttttcaagaattcaaaaaCCCCAGATGGGTTTACCAGTAATAGATCAGAAATACAAAGTTTTTGGTATTCAGACAAGTAAAATCGTCATTGGGATGCTCCAATTAGCAAAAAAATGGTGTTTTGTCGTTTTAAGATGACAGGTATTTGCTGTAAGATAACTAGAAAGAGAGAACAGagaatattctttttctttttttttaatttcacaatttaaattcaaaacttttaattaaaaagcgAATATTATATTGGACTCAAATTTAGGCTGTAATAAGATGGTGAAAGTTCAAAATAGTCAGTTAAATATGCATCGAAATGCTTTTAATCCTTTAAGGATTAAAagacaataattttttgttgcaactttgaatttatattcaaaCATAAAGACATTGTACATCTTCTTTTCACGTGTAGGAATCATGCATATagtcttgttttttcttttacttatcTAATGTAAATTACGTTTatcttattttgaatattttcattCGTAATATTTCTCTCCTAATATGTACATTTGTACATCTCAATTTTTCGCTATTCTCATCTTATTAATGTGAGTTTTTGAACGGTCCATACTCTACTCTAATTTTTACCCTATACGACGTTGTTTAATGTTGAGTAACATCATTTTATAAAACTTACATTTAAATCCCATTATTGTCACACAAGACTTCGaattctctatttatttaaCCCATTCGAGTATGAGGTGTAACATTATGATCACCTTCAATTTCGTTGATTATTAACTCAAGGTACttgaaactttttcttttgaaaatgatttgtATATCAACCCTCACTCCTACGTATGTGTATGTCTCGTGAAATTTTATGCCACTAATTTCACCTTTCAAGTACTGTATCTTTTTGTTCAACCTGCACTCTTTAAGCTTCAAATTTTGTCTCCAAAACATCTTGTCTATTATCTAATGTCTCGATAATTAATACTAtgtcttaaaaaaaaaacatacatcaTGATATCTCCTCTCGAAAATACCTCATTAGTTCATGCATAccaagataaataaaatatgttaaaagttaATCCCTAATATAACTCCATCATGATTGTGAGTGATTAGAGTCTTGTCCCATTATCCTCACCAAGTCTTTATTTATATCATacatatcttaattaattatcctaattaagttataattatTACCCTTAGCCtccaaatattttcataatattatcCTAAACTTTTTCATTGTctaaggaaaaagaaatttttaaagaaGACCTGATAATTATATCATGTAATTAATTGCTAGAAAttctcaaataattaatttctatcAATTTTTATACTCCCTTAGTccctttaaaattgaaaaaaaaaattgtacttaCTACTCAAAtacatttgattttatttgtgatCAAATAATTACTATGCCAGCCAGATAAATAGCCCATTAGTTGTTCAATAATTTGAACAAAAACTGATCGAATAAAAAGTTAATATATTGGTCCAATAATAATTAtccattattaatttaatatagaattttaaaaaacataaaatgataGGAATAATTTTACCAAATCATCTTTGCTAAATATAAgtaatctaaatattaaaaattgaaaatggcATATATTACATTGacgtatttttatttaattcaagaGTTTTCATTTTGAATACTCTTAATTGAAATCCTATTATatataagtttaaaataattttttttttagagataggtattaaaattttgagcatctttaataaaaaaaaattaactttgtcattgttcttgtatttttttaattaatatatacatgaacaaataaaaaattagtggACCTAATTGGACCCATTGTCCTCTTCTTTaatcttaatattaaataaatatttgtggtCCTATATATTGAGAGGATTGATAGGCAGTCACGtagtttttttagttttttttattttattcatttatttatttgtttttttattggaGATCTTGTTTTTCTCTCTCCAATCACATTTAGATGGCATAAATGATCTAAACATATTATATacattttcaattcaaaattttaaaaaagcttttgtatatatttatatatgttgattACCTAGATAagttaatcatttaaaatatatcattttctttAGTTATACGAATTAACCTTTCCAAACCAATCAAACGAGTAAGCAAGGAAAGGAAAgaacttatttttgtttttactttctcatccgatatttgttatttatatagTGGGGTTCGATAAATATGAATCGTTTAAAAGAAAAACGCTCTGtaggaagattttttttttccggCTAGAGTTAAAACCCAAAGCTAttggtttaaaaaaaatttgaggcTCGATTTATATCTTAATAAAATACTAtacaatatatttatcaaaatatacaGTACATTATAATACGATGATACGTAACAAACTATCCAAACAacaaaaatctagaaaaattgAATCAAGTTAGCCTTTTTTCTTGACTTCATCATAGCCTATTTATTCATCTCCCTCACGTAACCTAATTAGTGCATTTTCTAACAATATCCTTATCTTATTTCatcttttgtgtgtgtgtgtttattTCCATATTTGTAGCCAAGATTTATCCATTTATTTAAGATAACTCCAATTTTAAAAGGAATAGGAATTCAATTAAAACGgtataaaattttgagattgcTAGGCCAAATTTAGACAAAAATACTTAGCTTTTTTTTACACAAGTTGTggatcaaatttcaaaaatatataaaattgtaaCTTCAAGCCGATTTTTACGACTTCATTCGAATATGAAAGTGGCTAAATTTGTAAATTAGGAAAAAAGTTTATGTTGTGCCTATGACTTAAATAATGTCCTAAAATCGGCTATATGTGTACATTGTCCTTATTCACGGCCCATTTATGATTTTAGATTGAAAGCCCATTTAGTCAACCATTGGCCCAGCCGATAGAGAGATTAGTTTGCTTCTTGGGCTTACTGGATCTAATCAGTTATTGTATCACTGTGTATAGTAGATACAATAGTTATGTTTGTTGAGTCGCgtaattttttgattaattaatctGAGACATATCTTATATTCGCTCTTATCAATTATCACTAAATCATAGTTAAGTAATATAaactttttttactttatattgtCTTACAGTCTAATATATATGTCGAAGAGCGGATTTTCTCGTAGAAAGCATGCCTAAGAGTTCACATCCACGGGAAGGTTCAATACTCGATGTCGGCTCTTCACCACATGGAGTTGTACTATGTTTCAAGGTTTGGGTTATTTCCCCATTTAAAATAGTACGTTATTTGGGTTTAGAACGTCGTGAGATAATTTGATTCATATCCAATGTAGGCGTTAGAGCATTGAAAGAATCTTTTTCTAGTACGGCAAGTTTTAAAAGGACGTACCTCTGACGTATCATAGATTAGTATGATTAGTGTAAACACTAGTGCAAGTAAGAATGAGGtttaaacttaattagacctcgaTCAAGGTACGATAAACATTtacacatataaaaaatttatatgaaaataactACTTGACATATGTATTTAACTAAGAAAATTGATTTACTTTAATTATAGATTtgtatttgacttttttttttctcattgatATAAATTCTAAAGTAAAGAGTAGTGTGTTTCACTTG
This portion of the Solanum pennellii chromosome 12, SPENNV200 genome encodes:
- the LOC107005215 gene encoding sugar transporter ERD6-like 4, whose product is MSFREENSEDGRGGDLRKPFLHTGSWYRMGSAQTSSMLGSSQVIRDSSISVLACVMIVALGPIQFGFTSGYSSPTQTAIVNDLKLSVSEFSLFGSLSNVGAMVGAISSGQIAEYIGRKGSLMIAAIPNIIGWLSISFAKDLSFLYMGRLLEGFGVGIISYTVPVYIAEIAPQNLRGALGSVNQLSVTIGIMLAYLLGLFVNWRVLAVLGTLPCLALIPGLFFIPESPRWLAKMGLTEDFETSLQVLRGFDADISVEVNEIKRAVASTSRKSTIRFADLKQRRYWLPLMIGIGLLVLQQLSGTNGVIFYSSNIFLSAGISSSDAATLGFGAIQVVATAVSTWLVDKTGRRLLLIVSSAGMAVSLLIVSIAFFLKDFVDEDSTFYGVLGMISVVGVLLMIVSFSLGMGPIPWLIMSEILPVKIKGLAGSVATLSNWFFSWVITATAPLLLAWSSGGTFTLYTLMCAFTVAFVTIWVPETKGKTLEEIQFSFR